One Natrinema longum genomic window, CGAAGCGAACGCGGACGGCGTCCGGACACGCGTTACCGCCTCCTTCGACGCCGTCCTCGCCGTCGAGTTCGAGGAATACCGCCGGCTCGACCGTCGCTACCTCGCAGCCCTCACGAGGGAGGCCGACCTGGTCTGTTTCGGCGAGTGCCACGCCAGCGTCGAGCGGACGCGAGTCGAACCGGGCGGTATCGCGACCATCGCGACCGACGCGGGCCTCGAGATCGAGACCCTCGAGCCCGCATCCGACCGCGATAGGGACGAGACGCAGCCACACCGACCGATCACGCGGTTCCTCGCGACCGGCGACTCGCCGGCTCGAAGCGACGCGACCGGAGGCGAGTCCACAGCGTGCGATCCGGCAGGACGGGCCCGACGAATCCGTGCCGAGACCGCCCGCGAGCAGGGCCGGGCGGTCGCGACCGAGATCCAGTCGCTGCACGACCGCCGGGGCTGGTCCTACGACGAATTCGCCGTCGCCGTCCCGCGGATCGAGCGGGTCCCCGAGACCAGACGGCGACTGCGGGAGGCCGGCGTTCCGACCGCGACGATCGGGACCCCCTCGCTGGCGGAGGATCCCGCAGTGAACGAGCTCTACGCGGTCGTCACGCTCCAGTGTGACCGCGAGCGCGACGGGGAACCCCTCTCGCGGACGGATCCGACGCGGGATGCGAGCGACCCGCGGGACGTCTCGCTGAACCGTCTCCGGGCCCGCGTTCCGGACTTCTCGCCGGACCTGCTCGCCGACACCGCCGGCGCGAGCGTTCGTCGATCGCTCGAGCGCTGGATCCGACGGACGGACCTGAAAGGCCGGATCGCTCGCGACGAGGACTGGATCGACGCCCGCGAGGGGTACGAGGGCGTCCGCCGCGTGCTCGAGATCGCCCGGTTCGTCGAGGAGACGGACCTCGTGGGGCCGGACTGGCAGGGACTGCGCCGGATGCTCCGACGGACGATTCAGTACGACGCGCCCTACGTCCACGCCGTCGAGACGCAGCCGCCGACCGGCGGCGTCACCGTCTGTGCCGTCGACGACCTGAAGTACGACTCGCGCAACGCCGTCTTCCTGCTCGATCTGATCGACGAGACCTACCCCGGCGAGCAGTTTCTCACGCAGCTGTTTCCGACGGCGTGGCTCCGGGCGATGCCGTCCTATCCCGCGGTCACGGATCCGTCGCTCGAGGCGATCACCGACACGTTCGACACCGTTGCTGCCGCCGACGTCGGGGATCCCTTCGAGAGCTATCACGCCCAGCGCTCGCGCCGCCGACTCGCGCTCGGTTCCCGCGCGGCCGAACGGCTCCTCTACTGGTGTTCCTACGAACGCGGCTCCGGTGGGCTCCGTCGAACCTACGACGAGTCGCGCTATCTGAAACTGATCGAATCGACGCCCGGGCTCGCGCTCGCGGAGCGAGACGACGACGACGCCGCGATCCACGGCGAGACGAACGCGCTCGACGCGCTGCTCGCCCAGCCCCGCGGCGAACTCGAGCGGGTGCTCCGGGAGGCCAGCACCGGCGGTGAGGCGGATCTCGGCGAGACGGAGACGCTGTTCGAGGAGATCGCCGTCGTGCTCGAGGACGGCGACGTCGACGACGAACTCGTCGAAGCGGTCCGATCACAGTTCGAGTTCGCCGCCGGCGAGGTGGTTCGCGATGACTGACGGGACGACGACCGCCGAGTCGCTCTCCGTCGCGGGGCTCAGATCCGCGCTGCACTGTCCCCGGCGGTACGAACTCGCTCACGTCCACGGGATCGAGGGCGACGAGGAGGACGCGATCGGCGACCGCGTGGCGCTGCTTCGGACCGCGATCTGTGACGCGCTTCGGAGCGGTGAGACGAACCGCGAGAAGTTCGAGGTCGTCGCCCGCGATCGACTCTCGGCGCTGTGGACCGACCACGAGGAATCGTTCCACTCCCGTGCCCAGCGTCGCCACGAACGACGGGTGCTCGAGGCGACGCTCGCCGCGTACGTCGAACGCGTCGGCGGCGACCACGCCAGGGGGATCGAGCGGCTGGCTGCCGACGCGACCCGCGGCGACCTGATCGGGCCGGAACTGTCGCTCTCGAGCACGCTCGAGTGCCCCGAACCGGACGGCGGAGCGGAACCCGACCGCGAGGGGGAGACGGTGACGATCGATGCCACGGTCGACTACGTCTACGGCGACGGCTCGTCGATCGTCGGCGTCCGGTTCGTCCCGACGCTCGCACCGCTTGGCTCCCTGCGCTACCGCTCGGAGTGGGCGGGCGACGTGGCGGAGCGATTTACCGACCACTTCGATACCGATTCGGACGCGTTCGAGCCGGACTCCGTCGGCTCGCTCTTCGAAACTGCAGTCGTCCTCGACGGGCTCCGCCGGCTCCGGGACCGCCTCGAGCTCGGCGACCGGACCTGTCGCTACGTCCAGATTCCGCTGGCCGATCGGTCGGCGACGGCGGTGAACTGGGTGCGAGAGACCGTCGAGACGAGCCTCGAGGTCGTCGATCTCACCGACGTCTACGTCGATCACCACACCTACGGAATGACACACGATCATCGAAACGGAACCGTCGACGACCGGCTCGGACGGGTCGCTTCGAGCCTGCTGTCCGGCCCCTACGACCCGTCCGATCGATGGGATCGGATCGCGGACCACGCCTGTCCGACGTGTGACTACACCGTCTGCTGTCAGGACTACATCGCAGGGGAGGTGCGGTTCGATGGGTGACGACCCACGGCGAGAGAGCAGCGGCGGACAGGATCTCGAGCCGGGAGCAGATCCGGACGACGATACGTTCGACACGGCAGCGACCGCCGGACTCGCGTCCGCCGACGAGATCGAGCCGAAAGGGAATCAGAAGGCAGTCATCGACAGCCGCGCAGCCTGTACGTCCGTCGACGCGGGTGCCGGCACCGGGAAGACGACGACGATGCTCGTCCGGATCGAGCGCGCCATCGAACGAGGCGAGGTCGATCCCGAGGACGTACTCGTGTTGACGTTCGCGAACGAAGCCGCCGCGAGCATCCGGACGGCGGTCGGGGAGCGGCTCGATCCCGACGCAGCAGCCGCGATCGACGTCTACACCTACCACTCCTTCTGTTACCGACTCGTCCGCGAGTACGCCTACTACCTCGGCTACTCGCCCGAGTTCGACGTCGTGACCGAACGGGACCGCCGTCGGATCATCGGTCGCCTGCTCGCCGAGAACGACTACGACTTCGCGGCTGCGTCGACCCGAAACGACGGTTCGCCGACCGATCTCGTCGACGCGGTCGATCGGTTCATCCAGGCGATGAGCCAGGAGAACATCACGCCCGACGACCTGCAGTCGGGGCTGCCACCGGTTCGTACCCTCGAGCTGTGCAACGAGTTCGTCCTCTGGCTCGAGCGCACGGCTCGCGAGGAGCTCTCCTTCGACAACGAGGCGCTGCGCTACTTCAACCGGGAGGAGTACCTCGAGACGGCCCGGGAGTCGCTGGTCGACTACGGCAAACTCGTCTCCTACTGCCGGGAGAAAATCGCGGAGGCACCGGACGCGTTCCGCGAGGACGATCTGGTTCGGGAGATCGATCGCTACCTCCGGGTCCTCCAGCAGTGCGTGACGAACACGATCGAGGCGCTCTCGCTGGACGACCGGACGACGAAACACCTGCCGCGGGCGCTGTTCGGGAACGAAATCTGGGGGGCGGCGACGAGCCGGATCGAACAGACCCCCTTCGGCCGGCTGAAACACGCCGTCGAGTTCCTCCGGCTGGCCCGCCACTACGCCGACGTCTACGCGGACTATCACGACCACCTCGAGGCCGAGCGGACGATGGACTTCGACGAGCTGGTACGGACGGCGACCGGACTGCTCGACGACGACGCGATCGCTGACGAAATCACGGGCCAGTGGACGCAGGTCTACTGCGACGAGTTTCAGGACACCGATGGGACCCAGTTTTCGCTGCTCACCGAGCTCACCGACGGCCCCGATCGGCCGGATCTGCTCGCGATCGGCGACAAGGACCAGGCGATCTACGGCTGGCGCGGCACCGACCGCGAGGGACTCGATCGGCTGGCCGACGCCTACGACGACCACGAGGCGATCGAACTCGAGCTCAACTTCCGGTCGCGACAGGAGATTCTCGATCTGACCAACGCCTGCGATTACGGCCCCCAGTCCTCGAAGACGCTGCGGGAGGACGGCCGGACGGCCGGAACGTACGACGAGTCGGAGCCGTCGGACCGCGTCGTCAAAGTCGAGAGCGACGAGATCCCCCAATCGACGGCGACACAGGTCGCGACGACGGTCTCGCGGCTCCTCAACGGCGCGGCCGACAACGTCCCCCAGCGCTCGCTGGGCGATCTCGCGATCATCGTTCGGACGAACCGCCACGCACAGGCGGTCGCCGATGAACTCCGGAACCTGCAGATCCCCTACGAGATCTCCGGCTCGCCGCGTGGCGAGATTTCGCCCGGGATCCAGACCGTGGTTTCGTATCTCCGGGTGCTCGTCGAGCCGGACGCGGACGCTCACCTCCGGCGCGTGTTACTCTCTCGCTACCGACTCACCGAGGCGGATCTCGCGACGCTGCAGAGCCAAAGCGAGAGCTTGTACGACGCGGTGGGAGACCCCGATCCGGACGTCGAGTTCGAGCACCCGGAGCGGCTCGCGAACGCTCGGGAGCACCTCGCGACCCTCGAGCGATTCCGGGACGTCTACCCGCTGTCGGGATTCCTTCGTCGGTTTCGGGACCTCACTCGGATCGAATGGTTCTGCTCGAGCGACGAGAGCGCGCAGTTCGACCGGATCGAGCGCTTCGTCGAGGCCTACGGCGCTGACGCCGTCGTCCAGTCGCTCTCGACCGAGTTCGTGGACGCGTTGGCGTCGACGTTACAAAGCGGGGGCAGCGATCGAACC contains:
- a CDS encoding PD-(D/E)XK nuclease family protein, yielding MTDGTTTAESLSVAGLRSALHCPRRYELAHVHGIEGDEEDAIGDRVALLRTAICDALRSGETNREKFEVVARDRLSALWTDHEESFHSRAQRRHERRVLEATLAAYVERVGGDHARGIERLAADATRGDLIGPELSLSSTLECPEPDGGAEPDREGETVTIDATVDYVYGDGSSIVGVRFVPTLAPLGSLRYRSEWAGDVAERFTDHFDTDSDAFEPDSVGSLFETAVVLDGLRRLRDRLELGDRTCRYVQIPLADRSATAVNWVRETVETSLEVVDLTDVYVDHHTYGMTHDHRNGTVDDRLGRVASSLLSGPYDPSDRWDRIADHACPTCDYTVCCQDYIAGEVRFDG
- a CDS encoding UvrD-helicase domain-containing protein, giving the protein MGDDPRRESSGGQDLEPGADPDDDTFDTAATAGLASADEIEPKGNQKAVIDSRAACTSVDAGAGTGKTTTMLVRIERAIERGEVDPEDVLVLTFANEAAASIRTAVGERLDPDAAAAIDVYTYHSFCYRLVREYAYYLGYSPEFDVVTERDRRRIIGRLLAENDYDFAAASTRNDGSPTDLVDAVDRFIQAMSQENITPDDLQSGLPPVRTLELCNEFVLWLERTAREELSFDNEALRYFNREEYLETARESLVDYGKLVSYCREKIAEAPDAFREDDLVREIDRYLRVLQQCVTNTIEALSLDDRTTKHLPRALFGNEIWGAATSRIEQTPFGRLKHAVEFLRLARHYADVYADYHDHLEAERTMDFDELVRTATGLLDDDAIADEITGQWTQVYCDEFQDTDGTQFSLLTELTDGPDRPDLLAIGDKDQAIYGWRGTDREGLDRLADAYDDHEAIELELNFRSRQEILDLTNACDYGPQSSKTLREDGRTAGTYDESEPSDRVVKVESDEIPQSTATQVATTVSRLLNGAADNVPQRSLGDLAIIVRTNRHAQAVADELRNLQIPYEISGSPRGEISPGIQTVVSYLRVLVEPDADAHLRRVLLSRYRLTEADLATLQSQSESLYDAVGDPDPDVEFEHPERLANAREHLATLERFRDVYPLSGFLRRFRDLTRIEWFCSSDESAQFDRIERFVEAYGADAVVQSLSTEFVDALASTLQSGGSDRTRGTRSADSVDVMTVHQAKGLEFDTVLVPYLSDEEWCVDGDYVERARYRLLAATLDAEIESPLLADLAAERVGEEWRVLHVALTRAENHLFLFGSDYEYDGADDELAASTAEACLASEIEWSVTGQRMDLWSSLTESFQQVRENYPETVVDRTTEIAASAGESPGTITYYADYGDRPVEPLETREAIETVHRLGRQLRDGTLLPAADAASTARLEDTADDRSSGLWVPSGRRSSALTTDTVRFPVETLASATELPVAMRHSYSAMDTHDTCARKHYLDHVVRAIDDPLESIEADGTVTPTADDSASRIVGTVFHDVAEEAFHREYGTLEAWREAALRQLTARDLLAHREAVFACIDRYFEASAPGFDRPVAEWDAIAAELPFSLENVTGVTGDVVGYVDSIRRLPDGGLAVLDYKATAGRIDPGDAVQLSLYLRACENRFDEPVSTVGYVYVGDVDGPRVDLLEPEELPSWESVVETLAAVDEPSFSETTPGDHCRHCPHRSLGCGPAEYAHGGDGSEDG